The genomic window ACCCtcatacttttatatatgtttataacTTCGGGTGTTTGTGAGTGTAAtagaagttatttttcaaaatacttttgtttgggaatgtattaaaataatattttttttattttttaaaatttatttttaacatcagcatatcaaaacaatccaaaaacactaaaaatattattttgaagcaaaaaaatttaaattttaacaaaaaaagcaGATTGAACTTCAATGTTAAACGAGCAGTAACTAGGGACTGAGTTGTCGTCAATTTAGTTGTTTCTCTTTCTAAAATACCTTTTCGGCTATATATTTATGgaaaatttattgaaacaaGCTCTAAAATACTAAGAGGGCTTTTCATGAATTAACAATTATACATGGTCAagggaaaccaaaaaaataagttattatatcattaaaaacatggggattagattattatttaatctaaaaaatttataatacgcTTATGAGACCAATAAAATTGCATTATATTCGGACATCTTAGTAGTGTACGTACGTAGAATCATGAAGTGGttaagaaaaattgttttttcattgacATATTGAATTCGAATTTTGGCATTAATATTTAGATAAATTCCTTCCTCTAATTAAATGCATTAGACTAAAGTGGAGGATATGTATTGAAGATCGtctaaaaaagatttaatttttatggtaCCACAAAATAGTCTGAAATactgttaataataaaaactaaactatttatttattcatattattaatttttccttgataattttaaagatatttaaaataaaatactatcttatcttttattattgttatcttgGAATGAATTCTGATCGATTAGTACAATACTAATAGGGATCTTTAAAAATCTCTAATAAATACTTgaatagaataataaattagCGATATATAGCTAGACCATATATCATACTAAAAACCACTAAAGCAATTGGATATGTAGAATTGGTCataacctaaaattttaaataaatttggctcctttaaaaaaatatattattatgtttcaaaaattaGTCTTTCTAGaatggttaattttttatatgataatttcatgtcattttttaaatatatatattgtaaacaATGAGGATATATTTATAAcaatatcaaactttattttcctaGCATATTAAATTTACCTTTGTTGAACGTTTGTAATGTGTGTGTAAATGGATTGTTTagcatttatttataatttaaataaacaatattgatTGTTTAGTGAACTTAATTAGCTTTTTTAAACTATCTTTGGATAAACTTTATTATATtgaaaccatttttttatagaaaatcttGAGAGACCTATAGGCCTTCACAAGAAATTTATACCGCCCAAAAATCAGGATAGGTGGAACTTTCGAAGAGAACGTAGTTTGCTGAAGCCATTTCGTTCCACAGAAATTCAAGTGGAGGAAGAATAGGCCACTTCATATCTTTGAATCACgtggatttaattaattatgttggCATTAAATGCAAACCGACAACGTGGTGCCCACCTTGAACTCTATTTTTCCTCACCAAACGACTCCCAAGCAAATCGTGTTCCATGATTGACCTCAATGAGAAACACACAGTAACGACTCCCAGGTAATTATTTACAGTTGCAGAGGTAAAGGTACGgaggaataaataaaattgttttggtACGTtagtacattttaaaaaataaaattataaaataacaaaaaaaataaaaatatttaaaaaattagtataattaaaagagtcattattaatatttacgacatgaaagcatgtcatctacaaCTTTATTATTGCATATATTATCTATGACAAGTGAGTTGCATATGTTAATTGCAACTAGAGTGTTGCATATGGTATTTTCAACTTCTTTAACAGGGATATCCTGGAGTAAGctattttgccaaaaaaaacaGCAATTCACACAATCATaaataactagttttttataatcaaaacaCAATTCATATAAATAGCACATAACATATTCGATCGTAAATAAAACATTTAGACGGATGATTAAcacaacataatattttattaaaaattaaattaactcgtCATCTATTCATAATTTTCATAACATATAATATGTAActatatctaataatatttCCAGCTCATAAAAGGGCCTAGAGCACTCGTGGACAAGCCTGAAGCACTTGTGTACGGGTCTAAAGCAACACCCTAGCTCATCCAGCTCGAGGATGGGTTTGTAATATCCGTATAGATGTGAGGAGGATCAATAACACTCTAGCTCGTGGATGGACTTGAGTCACTCGTGGATGGGTCCAGGACGCTCGTGGACGGACCAACATCTCCAACACTCTCATGATAATCGATCTCATCTTTGCTAATGCTATTTCAAGAAACTCAACATCCTTCAAGtaatttcaacttttattttaaatatatttcagtCAAGACGTTCACGTAACATTCTTGGTAATTCGTTAAGGGACATGTCTAATATATCAGTTGCGAATTCATGGCTTTCTCTATTATAAGTGATATCATTATCGGTATTGACAATAATATCACAATGAAAgcataacatttctaaattatcATACATTCTATCAGACAACACAACAAAACATAATTCTAACATATTAATATCTTGGGGTTAATCAAAGTGcatcaattatcaactaaaaatataacattgtttatttaacaaaataacctAACTATccaactaaaaatatatctaattaacttaatttataatttaacacAAATCAACACTAACATTTCAaacacatgattttattaattcacaatcaacaacaacctaaaataattgattatttaacaaaataacataattatatctaattaacaACTTGAATTATATCTAGTTAGCCTAATTCATAATTCAAAACTTTaacattcaattaaatcaaattaacactaattaaacataaattgcATCAAATTAATTGAGGGGAAGTATTCAGTATACCTCTAGAAAGTGAAATGTGGGTGGTGAGGGTAACCGGCGGTGGCTATTTTAGCCGAAATATGGGTGGCCGCCACgggtagagagagaaacaaagaggTTGTCGTTGGTTAATCTAGAGAAAGATGAGTATTTTAGGGCTACTTAGGGTGTTTTTGACAATAGAAAGATAGAGAACTAGCCATTGGTGAGAggggggagagggagagaaaaaggatGAAATGGGGTTTCAAgacttaaaattcaaaattattcgCAGATGTCATCTACAACTCGTGAAAGTATATTAGTTTTCAATTGTGTtactttactattttttttactatgtaaaaaaaactcaaataaattatccttaatattaatttatggtaGAGGATTGAATGGTAAAGAGAAccacatatatatttatgtgtttGGTTTAAAGatgtggttggtttttttaaaaggtacGATCCTCTTAAagcataaattatattttataaaaacaaaaaatacatatttttttatataaattctaaaaaaaaaaaaaaaacaccaatcaCATCTCTATCTCAAACACCTTCATAGTCAAAAGACTAAACTATAACCTCAGTGCCGACAGTGCaatatttctctctttaaaacTTCCAAGTTAAAGAGACAAAATATTTCGTCAAAACCTCGTTGTCGAAAAAGTGATGGAAATCAAACCAGCGTTTAGTGCAAGCATAATCTTCATCGTGTCACATGCTTGTTCTATGGTATATGCTCACACGTGTTAAAAATATATCCTAATAATGATTATGATGTGCACTGCTTAGGAAGAAACTCTGTGAGCCCAAtgcctgtatatatatatatatattgaaaaacacACGTGTGAATAGTGAGGTACCTCtcaatatgtttattttatgtgaTAAGATCTACATCACATGTTATTTGAGCATATCCAGTGggtgtcttttatttttacattatttatttgagagtataattgtaattattttttaaaatatattttatttagaaatatattaaaataatattttttatttttaaaaaattatttttaatatcagcgcatcaaaataatttaaaaacactaaaaatattaatttaaaaaaaaataaaaaaatttcaaaatttttaaatatttttaaaacgcaaaaacaaacccgacttcaatttctttataaatctaaaatttcaaaatcatgaGTTTTTTGGCGATACAAGTTGTGCTACGCATGTCTTTCACAAGGCTCttattttttgggaaaaaaatgtttttatttttatttttatgttcatgtgaaaaataagaacataattcTTAGTATATCAGATAATTtcaacttacttttttttttttttttacattcatcAGTTTTGTTCTTTAACCGTACCAGTATTTttaatagcattttttttaatctacttTCAATATCCATAGGTCTATTGAATACATACATGACaactttagaatttaaaaatctattaaatccAGATTGTAATAAACAAAATTGATGTTagatgattgaataaaaaaccataaaacttgaaattctccatctttatatttttattgagtttaaatggaattcaaaattttcttttaaaaaaaagttttttatcattaaattttatattccaCTCTCCATCATAATACGAATTTTTGCTCTGGAAAGTCTTGGGACATTTTTAACATTCAAGAATAGCCGCTGGATGGACTCTTATGGGCAAGTAATGAGACCATGAGCCTGCGTGTTTTCCACTACAGACAAACTGGACAGTGGACACACTTATTTATGGCGTTGAAAAACAGCCAAGGTGCAAAAGGTACTGTTGGACTTTAATTATGCTcgaattttcaaagaaaaaagaaaagaaaaatcaatttcgGACTCAATTTGTGGAGAATGGGATATATCCAGTGCCCATGTGTGATAAGTGTATCTGTAATCAGCTTCCACAAGCTAGGGGTGGAATCGGACCGCTGTCTTAATTCTTGCATTAAGAGGAAAATGCTATGATCGTATATTCGTATATATAAAACGGagcatcatttcttattctaAAAACGTGTTATTCTTCTCCATTATTTTAATAGCTTCTTTTCTTGACGTGCCACTCCATTACTCCATTATCCAGAGAGGAAATCCGACACTCTATTATGTATACGCGCATATATCACATTTAATTCTGTAATGTCCTtatctgaatatatatatatatatatatatatatatatatatatatatatatctgataTTGGGCTTTTACTGATATTGTACTGTGCTGTGGGCTTAAGTTTATTACTATGTAAAGTTTGTTGATCAAATTAACAGCGTCGTTTTATTAAATTCActtctttgaaaaattattaaatatgtcaaaaattataaaagaacttGACAATTATACTGAATAATTCCTCTCACTCTCACCTAAAACCCCCTTTCTTCGTCATCACGTGGCCGTTAAGACCAGTGAGCTCTGCCATGTTCGCCATGCGAACTATATAGATAGGAATACGAAAAATGTTTGGGGGTCGCCGGCCCCTTCTAGTCCCTGAAAAGCTCCGCCCCTGCAAGCAAGCAATGCCAACAAAACTATTGAATTTTGGTTATCAGCTAACCGGAGAGGCCCGCCCATTCGCGCGGGGTCCATTTTGTTCATTTATGTCTTCGGTCTATCGATCTGCAGTTCACGCTGATGGGTCTTTTCTGTGGCTCTTTTTATTAAGGACATTGGGCCATATTCAAGAGAGAGATGGCTTTTACCTTGCAGGAAAtacatttctaagcaaaaatatattttaaaaaacaataaatatgttTTGCCTGTGAGCAGAAAATGCAAAGCAAGCATTAAGCCATTGTTTGGGAGTGCTGCCCTAACAAaagtttgttaaattttattttttatttaaaagtattttttttatatgttgttttattgttttgatgttaaaaataaaatttaaaaaataataaaatattatcttaatatatttacagtgattcatgcataaaaaatattctaaaaaagaagaaacatggaCCATTGTGATTATACATTCTATCAAGAAAACATATAGAAACATTCAGGAGAcagtattaaaattataaaaaaagagaaaaaaaaatgagttcgGGGAATTGCAAACATCAAAGTCCTTTTCATAATCacagaaattttaatattaattagtaagCACTTTGATTTCCGCCGGCATTAGATAGAGAATCTAAATAATTGAATCAAATCATGAttatttgagttttgtttttccttctaaatTGTTGTTATTGCATTTCCTACCTTAATATATGCAtttattaacatttaaaattccACTTTATTATGCTTAAATTAAGAAAGTACTAtgtttaaattaagaaattattatgtTTAAACTAAGAAACTTAATTAcctatcatttaaaatttttgaacttacatttataagaatttattagGCGTGACAATAGTAAACTCTTGTCTAGCTTTATTACATCCATTatataatagataaattataatttagtcttttatgatttttatgatcTTGTAAGTTAGCCCTCCgatcaaagttgtttttttaccattttttttttaaaatcaattgaatGTGTTTTTAACTTTGTATGTAGTGGATAAGATTGAAAACTTTGATTATAGATGGAGGATATtttagacaaagaaaaaaaaataatttacttgtgATGAAAAACCTACAAAACACCAAGTTacgataaaatatgaaaattttattatataatagaaTCTACTTGGATCTATACTAGACCTTTtgcttcattttatatatattattttttataatttattttttaaatgataaaatataaattgaaatacgatcgatgcaaataaaaataatgtaataatctcACCTGTTGTGTTTTAGGATCTATTTGAAAACGcgatttaatttatgttttcaaaaattttaaattttttttgtttaaaattaatatctttttagtatttataaattattttgatgtattgatatcaaaaataattttcttttttaaaaaatattattttaatatatttttaaataaaaaatattttaaattattaatattatcacaatctcaatatTGATATATGCTTATATAAAATTCTTATTGGCCTTGCTACCAAATCGATCGTGTCTATCCACTCACGTGCAGAACCACGTGGATGACGTCTATGTTTCCACAAAAACCTCGCCGATTCACGTAGCATTAACATGTACTAGGCTTAGCTTCGATGTTCATTAAGGACTGGCTTtccaatgcaaaaaaaaaaaaacactgaaaagtCATGGCCACGCTTTCATTCTCAaggatttgttttatattttattttttaatattaagtttattagatatagaattttataatatttttattatttttatttttatataaaattattctaattttatgaTTGAGGTTAATAATATTGactgatgttatttttttaattaatttttttaatttatcttttaatattaaattgattaaacattagatttattattattttattacttgttttttatgaggttattatgATCTCATAACCCGGGTCACGAGTTAGCTATGTtagctaggttttttttgtctttttttaattgaatattttttttaatttcatcatttaacgtTGAGTTAATTgtgaattagattttataatttgttttgatttttttctatagagttaaCTTGGTCTGCTTACtagggtttgacaggttaattcaAATTGACtcgtgttattttttatttttttatttgaatttttttaatttaattatttaatactGTGTTGATTGGtagttaaaatttatatttatttttgataattttctatgaaattatcttaattatttcggtttttttaattcatgtaaAGAAAAAGGCCGGGAAAAGTTTGGGTGCTCGGAATAAAGACTAGACATTGCTAGAAGTGTCAAGTTGTTCAAGCTCTTCTAAAAAGGTAACTCTTGGTTAGACGTTTGTGGCATGTGTTCACATTGAAGTTGCCATGATCGGAATCTTCCACTAGTTTGTATTTTGTGAgggtatttgaaaatatagtaataattattttttaaaatgttttttattttaaaacataataaaataatatattttttattttttaaaaattatttttaatatcaacatataaaaatgatataaaaatattaaaaacatattaatttaaagtaaaaaatatttaaaattttaaaaaaatattttccaaccaCAATGACAAAAAggaatattaatttcttgcgaGTGAAAGGTCCTCTGAACGTGGAGCAAGTCAGAACTCATGTGAAGTCCTTGTCGAGAAACACCCCATGACAGAAATTGGTGAAGAAATAGAGAAATTTAGTAATCAATCAGACGTTCACGAcagtttaacatgttaattcaAGAGAATCTGAAATTTAGTGGCTCAGAATCTTATCAATCTGAAAGtctttttaaaagcaaaatatacCTATCCATTTACTAGAAAAGGCTATTCTTTTCTTGTGGACGCCTGGTTGAGTTTCTCAAACAATCATGAAACAAAAATGGCGTCCGCAAGCAAATGCCTGCTTCGATCCATTTTCTAGCCTGGACTCGGAATTCCAAGGGAACAATCTCCAACCGAAATATTATTTTGGAACACTCACCGCCCCATTGTAGAAAGGGTGTCATGAAGATTCCAACGTTGTCAGTGAAGGCAGCTTTCGGTGGCTAAATGACTTCACAATTCACATGACTTGCTTATTTGCTAGCATGTGCCCCGCACGGGTGCCaacaagatgtttttttttaagtatttaatatttattaaagtacaaaaatatagttgaattaacttaatatattacaaaaaaaactacggaaaaaagatcaaaaagcCTTTGTAAAAgggtttgtttgattttgttttaaagggtaataaagtatttatattattttgaaaattaaaaaaatcaaaataccccTTCTTTAAagataatcttttattattattataattattattatagagctaaattaataatttcactgtgtaataaaaaataaaataactaatctaactttatttagtttgtaaaaaatatataattgttttatggtGAGAAGATCACTCCGCcattaatttcaagtttaaagatTTCATGAATCAAgagtaattttatcattatattattacaATGAACAGTGTACAGTAAGATCCCTTcctctttaggtttttttgctgATGGGGGATTCAAttgtaagtttgttttgatgGACTAAATGATActctaatttttatgttttcaaaaatactagtttttttaattttaaattaatactttttgtatttttaaattattttattatattaatataaaaattaaattttaaaaaataaaaaatattattttaatatatttttaaataaaaatatactttaaaaaacatctatgCTATCAGCAGGAACGGTATTTTCTATCCATTTGAATCATTCTCTGCGATTCTTCCGAATTTATCTCAGTTTGGACGTTAGCCTGTTAGGGTTGAATTATCATCAACACTTTGCAGCAACAGCAGATattttcctctcattttctGGTAAATatcttttcagtttttttttctttttgaaatatgATGGTGCAATGAATTCATCACAGTGAGCACATCAAATTCAGTAATGGAGGTCAAACTAGAGCGAAAGGACGCAGCTGATTGGTCGTACAGAGGTGAAGGTGCTGCTAATATTGTCCTCGCTTACACTGGATCATCTCCCGCTTTTGTAAGTTCCGTTACAATTAGAGAAAACATGCTGATAAAAAGTTCTAATCACTTTACTTCTGTTGCAAAATTTGTgcttcatttttatctttttttgttaattattgtcAAACGCATGTTAGATTGGGAAAGTAACGAGGatagcaaaaaaagaaaggaacgGGTCACCGAAGTGTGACTCTAACCAATCAGTATTAACAGAGGAAGAACGGTTGTTATGGAGAGACGTGCAAGAGTTGGTTGCCTCTCCTACGAAAGAAATTGCAGAGCAGATTTATACTCAGCTAGTCATGAGTCCTCTGTTAGGTCCCAAACATGTCGATGCCGGGGTATGATACCTCTATTTCTATATAAATGTGTTGATAATTAATAGTGTGTGGTTCAGGTTTTTGATATTGGCTTGTTGTGCATTTGGTAGATGCGTGTGCCAGTGGCAAGGGAATTTCTTGAGTGTGTTGAAAAGAATGTAATTAAGCAGCGTCCGCCTTGGCGAGTTGATGTTTCCACGTTTGATATGGAACGCGATTCTGTGATTATAATGTCTGATCATTCTCTATTTCCTGGAGGTAATTGCTGTcattcaaagtgtttttatatAGTTTGATTTTCTAGCCTGTGATATGTTCTATTCCTTGCCTGGCcgaaaattttatcttttgttctCTTTAGATGCTTTATGTGGTAGCTACCACTGTAAGAAATCACTTCCCCAGTTACCTCCGAGGCAGTGTTATGCCATAGTGTAGATGCTACTTTTCTATGGCATGGGTGGAAAGGGTATGAACCTACCTTGCACGAAAGCCAAAACTTGCAATAGCTTGCCCTTTGTGGATATTCTGTTGGGAAATTATGCTCTTTGACCTGAAGATTTTGATGGCAAGCAATACTCGCATCATAATCCTACGTGCCCCTCTATTTTCCCTTAAATtgcaataaaattcattttgatttgtAGTATCAAGGACCAAAGTTTATGTCACCTATGACTGGAAAGTGGATTGAGCTGTTTTATGTGGTACTTGTAATCATggatgttttctttaatttcttcatctccaGGTGTTCTTGGAGATGGATCTTGCATATCAGTTGAGATAAAGGTACTTCGCTTTTTcattgtgtttcttctcttattggTATTACTTTATTTTCGTCTGTGAGTGATATCTTGTCCTACTAGGCTTTGTAACTTCTGTTTGTTTCCACCAAGTAGCCCAAATGTGGATTTCTTCCTTTATCAAAATTCATGGCTGAAGGAAATTCTGTTAAAAGGAGCACTACTCGTTTTCGAATGCACCAAATCCTGAAGTTGCGTGAACAAGAGGtgatttttcttccatttattaTGCCGCTCTTCTTGAGCCATGTTTTCCAGCAAAGATTTGAATTGGTCGAGCGTATTACTGCACATATATGGTTTGTCCCAGTGAAGTTCTTCCATTTATCTGCTACTactttttataagaattaatgCAGTTTAGCATTAAACTGCACCTTGCTACTGaaggcttcttcttttttaattattgttatgtGTTCAATAATTCACTGTGActtgaataatttaaatttttagatatcAGAGTTAAGTGAGTATGATCCTCTGGATCTGTTTTCTGGTTCCAAGGAAAGAATACATAAAGCCATCAAGGATCTGTACAACACTCCTCAGAACAATTTCCGTGTATTCTTGAATGGTTCTCTTATATTTGGGGGCTCGGGTGGTGGCACAGAGAAAACTAATGCTGTGGTTGGAAAAGCTTTTGAAGACATGCTTGAGGGCATCATCCAGGCAGAAGATGGCTTGCGCACGATGAGTTTTATACAGCTTGTTGGTGAGACAGTTTACTGCTCTAGAGTGCTGGATGAGCTTCTTGAAGTTCAAAAGTTTGACAATTTTGACATTGAAGGGGCCATCCATGCGTATTACAACATTGTTTCTCAGCCTTGTGCAGTATGCCAACAGTTGGATGAAGCAGGACTACCACATAGATGTTCCTCTTTGCATTCCATTCATATGGATGAGAGTTTGAAGATTGTGAAAGATTATCTGATAGCTGCTACTGCAAAGGACTGTAGTTTGATGATCAGTTTTAGACCAACAGAAGACGGGGAGTTTGGATCTCCATATAGTCATGTATACCTACAATCAACTAACCAAAGTTTTAATTACAAGGTACACTTCCTTTGATacattttgtatatattttgatatgcaTGGTAAATGTCATATTATTAGGAGTACTACAATGTCATCATTCTTTCAGTTTTATGAAAATGGAAACAAAATTAGCACATGCCATGTTCAGCAAActcttttcatgatttgttttgtatttcacATTCATGGCTACGTTTTGATTCCATATTATTGAGCTCCTTAGTACCTCTTAACTGCAGCCAGAACATGTTCTAGCTCACTGTTTAAGTTCTTCTGGCAAGGTGCcttccctcatttttttttcttttatcttatatGGGTTTCATTTGCCTAGGTGAACTTCATTGACTTGGATTTGAGACCTTTAAAGAAGATGGAAGACTATTATGAATTGGACAAGAAGATATTGAACAGCTACTCTCGAATTTTGTAAAGGGAGCATAAAGATGGCAATGCTGGGAGCATGGAtgcttataaaacataaattgagTTTCAACAAGACTAAAGATTGTTGATGTAATGCTTGTAACTTGTAAGAGTGCAGATGGAAACTGTTAATATTTTGGTTCACAAACTCTTCGCTCTTTAGCTTTTAGGGAGATTGAATCTCCCTTAAAAATGTAAACTTCAGCTGACCCAAAGTAGTTTGGGATTGAGACTTTGTTGTTGTAgttgttttctaaaatttagTTTGTCTTTTCTTACCTCTTTTATGGGAATTGGGGTAGTAGACGAAATTAGTCTTACTTTTTGCGTTTTGGCTTTGAGTGCTAGCACGCTAATTGGTTGGTGTGCGCGAGGAACTTCTTTTTGACCCATTATTTGATGTATTGCGTTGATAGCCTTTGCCAAAACAAACTTGATACTCTTAGTTCTTACTTCCTTATCTTTGACCATCATACAATGCCCCATTGAATAATCAACGAAGACATCAGCCTCTTGATTCtgattattataaatttctcttcaaattcTGCCTCCAAGTTCTCTTTGTTAAATGTTTAGAGTGCATAGAAATTTTGAATACATACATTGACAATGTGACCATATAGAAATTTAGTCAATATTTTATCCTCTGTTGTTAATTAAGAGGAGTTTAATGAGGAAGAAGGGTTGAAAGGGACAAGCACCCTCGGGTTCAACAGGGAAAGTGATGCATCGACTACAATACTGCCATTCCATTCCCAAGCCCACACGGGCTATAAATTTGTGCAgctggatttaaatttattgtggCATATGGGAACCAAAATAGCAGGAATGATCACCCTTTACTTTTCGTATTTGAAAGTTAAAGGCAGTTTCCTTTGTCAAAACTATTGCATCGATTTTTCCTTGATCTTTTCTCTTTGCTGTGTATGGATATTTGAGTTCTTCGTCAATATTTGAATATACGCAATGGTTAAAATGTGTTATccaaaagcatgaaaaaaaaatctaagtttttCCCTGCAGGACTGGTTAACAGATTTAGTTAGAGCTagtgattttctatttttgaatCTGGATTTGATCTGTGTGGTTTGGAAGCTACTTTTCCTAACTAGTTTCTGAACATCAAATTTTACAGAACGATGATATTGGAAATCAGCTTGCGTCTTGCCTGCAGCCGGTAAGGAAGAGTTGACTAGTGCATGGCCAGGTAGAACAAATTGAACAATCATGCATGGGTTGATTTGTAGACTGTGGCTGCTCCGTGCACTCGACAATGAGCTGCCAAGTTGTTGAAGGCATCTGTGTGCTTAGATCAGGATCCATTTTCGACATCTTGAAATTTGAGGGCAGCAAAAAAGGACAAATTTGTGGCAGAAGTGGGAACAAGTAGCTCCCATTCATCTGACCCAGTTCCAAATAAGCTAAACTGAGAAATTGAAGGACACTACAACATGCAATATCAGTTTTACTATTACCATCATCCTA from Populus trichocarpa isolate Nisqually-1 chromosome 5, P.trichocarpa_v4.1, whole genome shotgun sequence includes these protein-coding regions:
- the LOC7454372 gene encoding inositol-pentakisphosphate 2-kinase → MEVKLERKDAADWSYRGEGAANIVLAYTGSSPAFIGKVTRIAKKERNGSPKCDSNQSVLTEEERLLWRDVQELVASPTKEIAEQIYTQLVMSPLLGPKHVDAGMRVPVAREFLECVEKNVIKQRPPWRVDVSTFDMERDSVIIMSDHSLFPGGVLGDGSCISVEIKPKCGFLPLSKFMAEGNSVKRSTTRFRMHQILKLREQEISELSEYDPLDLFSGSKERIHKAIKDLYNTPQNNFRVFLNGSLIFGGSGGGTEKTNAVVGKAFEDMLEGIIQAEDGLRTMSFIQLVGETVYCSRVLDELLEVQKFDNFDIEGAIHAYYNIVSQPCAVCQQLDEAGLPHRCSSLHSIHMDESLKIVKDYLIAATAKDCSLMISFRPTEDGEFGSPYSHVYLQSTNQSFNYKVNFIDLDLRPLKKMEDYYELDKKILNSYSRIL